The following proteins are encoded in a genomic region of Streptococcus gwangjuense:
- a CDS encoding sensor histidine kinase yields the protein MKQNPKYLATYLPWLLVLLAFDLFTAVLLWLSDVRKFQALIILYLLATVLLFFILSFLLIRKERKKSAAYKAFIANPKVDTELELLRLSSASEKENIEEIANALYQRQAEIGKLNSLLAEYEDYVEKWAHEIKLPLSLLSLLLDNQSDQLPKDTTFKLDYVKNQIQGNVSQILFYYRVKSEKNDFLFEDLDLQECIQDLLENFDPLLKEKKFTIQLENIQGICYTDQRSFEFILSQIFANALKYSSDKPELSISMSKDKGRTSLIIRDNGCGVKACDLPHIFEKGFTGDSGDTRKKSTGMGLYLVKQLADALKIEITVKSEWTQGFEISLSI from the coding sequence ATGAAACAGAATCCTAAATATTTGGCTACCTATCTGCCTTGGTTACTTGTTCTCTTAGCATTTGATCTATTCACAGCTGTCCTGCTTTGGCTTTCAGACGTGAGAAAGTTTCAAGCCCTCATCATTCTCTATCTTTTAGCTACTGTCCTGCTCTTTTTCATCCTATCATTCCTACTGATAAGAAAAGAAAGAAAAAAATCCGCTGCCTATAAAGCCTTCATAGCCAATCCCAAGGTCGATACTGAGCTGGAATTATTGCGTTTATCAAGTGCCTCAGAGAAAGAAAACATCGAAGAAATCGCAAATGCGCTTTATCAAAGGCAAGCGGAAATAGGAAAGCTCAACTCATTACTAGCCGAATACGAGGACTATGTTGAAAAATGGGCTCATGAAATCAAACTCCCTCTATCCCTTCTTTCCCTCCTTTTGGACAATCAAAGTGACCAGTTGCCAAAGGATACAACTTTTAAGTTGGACTATGTGAAAAATCAAATCCAAGGAAATGTATCACAGATACTATTCTATTACAGGGTGAAAAGTGAAAAAAATGATTTTCTATTTGAAGACCTTGACCTCCAAGAGTGTATCCAAGATCTTTTGGAAAACTTTGATCCCTTGCTCAAAGAAAAGAAATTTACGATTCAGCTAGAGAACATACAAGGAATCTGCTACACCGATCAACGCAGTTTTGAATTTATCCTCTCTCAAATATTCGCCAACGCCCTTAAATATAGCTCTGACAAGCCCGAACTCAGTATTTCTATGTCAAAAGATAAGGGGCGCACAAGTCTGATTATTAGGGATAATGGTTGCGGAGTTAAAGCCTGTGACCTTCCTCATATCTTTGAAAAAGGCTTTACAGGTGATTCAGGTGATACAAGGAAAAAATCAACAGGTATGGGGCTCTATCTAGTCAAACAATTAGCAGATGCTTTAAAAATCGAAATCACAGTAAAATCCGAATGGACGCAAGGATTTGAAATCTCTCTTTCTATTTAG
- a CDS encoding ABC transporter permease, producing MQNLKFAFSSIMAHKMRSFLTMIGIIIGVSSVVVIMALGDSMSRQVNKNMTKSQKNIHVFFSPIKSKDGSFTQKQSALTVSGKEEDVPVEPPKPQESWVKEAAKLKGVDSYYVTNSTNTTLAYKDKKVERASLTGGNITYMKAVENEIVAGRSLIAQDYKDVASVILLDQELANSLFGSAQEAVNQIIDVGGFSYRVIGVYTSDEAKTAKTFGIGGLPITTNISLANNFNMDEISDIVFRVNDTSLTPTVGPELARKLTEIAGLQQGEYQVADATAAFQEVQQLFGFITTIISAIAGISLFVGGTGVMNIMLVSVTERTREIGLRKALGATRANILIQFLIESMILTLLGGLIGLTIASGLTALAGLLLQGLIAGIEVGVSIPVALFSLAVSASVGIVFGVLPANKASKLDPIEALRYE from the coding sequence ATGCAGAATCTGAAATTTGCCTTTTCATCTATCATGGCCCACAAGATGCGCTCTTTTCTCACTATGATAGGGATTATTATTGGTGTTTCATCAGTTGTTGTGATTATGGCTCTGGGAGATTCCATGTCTCGTCAGGTTAATAAAAACATGACCAAGTCACAGAAGAATATCCATGTCTTTTTCTCACCTATCAAAAGCAAAGATGGTTCTTTTACCCAAAAGCAATCAGCTTTGACAGTTTCTGGAAAAGAAGAGGATGTTCCTGTGGAACCACCAAAACCACAAGAATCCTGGGTCAAGGAAGCGGCAAAACTGAAGGGTGTAGATAGTTACTATGTAACCAACTCAACCAATACCACCCTGGCTTATAAGGATAAAAAAGTGGAGCGTGCTAGCTTGACAGGTGGGAATATTACCTACATGAAGGCGGTTGAAAATGAAATTGTTGCAGGCCGTAGTCTTATAGCTCAGGATTATAAAGACGTGGCCAGTGTCATTTTACTAGACCAAGAACTTGCCAATAGTCTGTTTGGTTCAGCTCAAGAAGCTGTTAACCAGATTATAGATGTTGGTGGCTTTAGTTACCGTGTCATTGGTGTCTATACTAGCGATGAGGCCAAGACTGCCAAGACTTTTGGTATTGGTGGACTTCCGATTACGACTAATATTTCTCTTGCCAATAATTTCAATATGGATGAAATTTCTGATATTGTCTTCCGTGTCAATGATACCAGTTTGACACCGACGGTGGGACCAGAATTAGCTAGAAAATTGACCGAGATTGCTGGTCTTCAGCAAGGGGAGTATCAGGTGGCAGATGCGACTGCAGCCTTCCAAGAAGTACAACAACTGTTCGGCTTTATAACTACGATTATTAGTGCCATTGCAGGTATTTCCCTCTTTGTTGGAGGAACTGGTGTTATGAATATCATGCTGGTTTCGGTGACAGAGCGTACCCGTGAGATTGGTCTCCGTAAGGCTTTGGGTGCAACTCGTGCCAATATTTTAATCCAGTTTTTGATTGAATCCATGATTTTGACCTTGTTAGGTGGATTAATTGGTTTGACAATTGCAAGTGGTTTAACTGCATTAGCAGGTTTGTTACTGCAAGGTTTGATTGCGGGTATAGAAGTTGGAGTATCAATTCCAGTTGCCCTATTTAGTCTTGCAGTTTCGGCTAGTGTGGGTATCGTTTTTGGAGTCTTGCCAGCCAACAAGGCATCGAAACTTGATCCAATTGAAGCTCTTCGTTATGAATAA
- a CDS encoding ISL3 family transposase produces the protein MEQLHFITKLLDIKDPNVQFMDIINRDTHKEIIAKLDYEAPSCPDCGSQMKKYDFQKPSKIPYLETTGMPTRILLKKRRFKCYHCSKMMVAETSIVKKNHQIPRIINQKIAQKLIEKTSMTDIAHQLSISTSTVIRKLNDFHFKHNFSQLPEIMSWDEYAFTKGKMSFIAQDFDNLNIITVLEGRTQAIIRNHFLRYDRAVRCQVKIITMDMFSPYYDIARKLFPNAKIVLDRFHIVQHLSRAMSRVRVQIMNQFERKSHEYKTIKRYWKLIQQDSRKLSDKRFYRPTFRMHLTNKEILDKLLSYSEELKHHYNLYQLLLFHFQNEEPDKFFGLIEDNLKQVHPLFQTVFKTFLKDKEKIVNALQLPYSNAKLEATNNLIKLIKRNAFGFRNFENFKKRIFIALNIKKERTKCVLSRS, from the coding sequence ATGGAACAATTACATTTTATCACAAAACTACTCGATATCAAAGACCCTAATGTCCAATTTATGGATATCATCAATAGGGATACTCACAAAGAAATCATCGCTAAACTAGATTATGAGGCACCATCTTGCCCTGATTGCGGAAGTCAAATGAAGAAATATGACTTCCAAAAACCATCGAAAATTCCTTACCTTGAAACAACTGGTATGCCTACCAGAATCCTCCTTAAAAAGCGTCGTTTCAAGTGCTATCATTGCTCTAAAATGATGGTCGCTGAGACTTCTATCGTCAAGAAAAATCATCAAATCCCTCGTATTATCAACCAAAAAATTGCGCAAAAGTTAATTGAAAAGACTTCTATGACTGACATTGCCCATCAGCTTTCCATTTCAACTTCAACTGTCATTCGTAAACTGAATGATTTTCACTTTAAGCATAACTTTAGCCAACTTCCTGAGATTATGTCCTGGGACGAGTATGCCTTTACCAAGGGAAAAATGAGTTTCATTGCACAAGACTTTGATAATCTCAACATTATCACCGTTCTTGAAGGTAGAACACAAGCTATCATCCGAAATCACTTTCTGCGCTACGATAGAGCCGTTCGTTGTCAGGTGAAAATCATTACGATGGATATGTTTAGCCCCTACTACGATATTGCCAGGAAACTTTTTCCTAACGCTAAAATCGTTCTCGACCGCTTTCACATTGTCCAACATCTCAGCCGTGCTATGAGTCGTGTCCGTGTCCAAATCATGAATCAATTTGAGCGAAAATCTCATGAATATAAGACCATCAAACGTTACTGGAAGCTCATTCAACAGGATAGTCGTAAACTGAGTGATAAACGTTTTTATCGCCCTACTTTTCGCATGCACTTAACAAATAAAGAAATTCTAGACAAGCTTTTGAGCTATTCAGAAGAGTTGAAACACCACTACAATCTCTATCAACTCTTACTTTTTCACTTTCAGAACGAGGAACCTGACAAATTCTTCGGACTTATTGAGGACAATCTAAAGCAGGTTCATCCTCTTTTTCAGACTGTCTTTAAAACCTTCCTCAAGGATAAAGAAAAGATTGTCAACGCCCTTCAACTACCCTATTCCAACGCCAAATTGGAAGCGACCAATAATCTCATCAAACTTATCAAGCGAAATGCCTTTGGTTTTCGGAACTTTGAAAACTTCAAAAAACGGATTTTTATCGCTCTCAATATCAAAAAAGAAAGGACGAAATGTGTCCTTTCTCGATCTTAG
- the ffh gene encoding signal recognition particle protein has product MAFESLTERLQNVFKNLRKKGKISEADVQEATKEIRLALLEADVALPVVKDFIKKVRERAVGHEVIDTLNPAQQIIKIVDEELTAVLGSDTAEIIKSPKIPTIIMMVGLQGAGKTTFAGKLANKLKKEENARPLMIAADIYRPAAIDQLKTLGQQIDVPVFALGTEVPAVEIVRQGLEQAQANHNDYVLIDTAGRLQIDELLMNELRDVKALAQPNEILLVVDAMIGQEAANVAREFNAQLEVTGVILTKIDGDTRGGAALSVRHITGKAIKFTGTGEKITDIETFHPDRMSSRILGMGDMLTLIEKASQEYDEQKALEMAEKMRENTFDFNDFIDQLDQVQNMGPMEDLLKMIPGMANNPALQNMKVDERQIARKRAIVSSMTPEERENPDLLNPSRRRRIAAGSGNTFVEVNKFIKDFNQAKQLMQGVMSGDMNKMMKQMGINPNNLPKNMPNMGGMDMSALEGMMGQGGMPDLSALGGAGMPDMSQMFGGGLKGKIGEFAMKQSMKRMANKMKKAKKKRK; this is encoded by the coding sequence ATGGCATTTGAAAGTTTAACAGAACGTTTGCAGAACGTCTTTAAAAATCTACGCAAAAAAGGAAAAATCTCTGAGGCTGATGTCCAAGAAGCAACCAAAGAGATTCGCTTGGCCTTGCTTGAGGCCGATGTTGCTTTGCCCGTTGTAAAGGACTTTATCAAGAAAGTTCGTGAGCGTGCAGTCGGACATGAAGTCATTGATACCCTTAATCCTGCGCAACAGATTATTAAAATCGTTGATGAGGAACTGACTGCTGTTTTAGGTTCTGATACGGCAGAGATTATCAAGTCTCCTAAGATTCCGACGATTATCATGATGGTCGGTTTGCAGGGGGCTGGTAAAACAACCTTTGCAGGTAAATTGGCCAACAAACTCAAGAAAGAAGAAAATGCCCGTCCTTTGATGATTGCGGCGGATATCTATCGTCCAGCAGCCATTGACCAGCTCAAAACTCTTGGGCAACAGATTGATGTGCCTGTTTTTGCTCTTGGGACAGAGGTTCCAGCTGTTGAGATTGTTCGTCAAGGTTTGGAACAAGCCCAAGCTAATCATAATGACTATGTCTTGATTGATACGGCAGGTCGTTTGCAGATTGATGAGCTTTTGATGAATGAACTTCGTGACGTGAAAGCCTTGGCTCAACCAAATGAAATCTTGCTTGTCGTTGATGCCATGATTGGTCAGGAAGCGGCCAATGTTGCGCGTGAGTTTAATGCTCAGTTGGAAGTCACTGGGGTCATCCTTACCAAGATTGATGGGGATACTCGTGGTGGTGCGGCTCTATCGGTTCGTCACATCACTGGAAAAGCAATCAAGTTCACTGGTACAGGTGAAAAAATTACAGATATCGAAACCTTCCACCCAGACCGTATGTCTAGCCGTATCCTTGGTATGGGGGATATGCTCACTTTGATTGAGAAAGCTTCTCAGGAATACGATGAGCAAAAAGCCCTTGAAATGGCTGAGAAGATGCGTGAAAACACCTTTGATTTCAATGATTTCATTGATCAGTTGGATCAGGTGCAAAATATGGGGCCGATGGAAGACTTGCTCAAGATGATTCCAGGTATGGCTAACAATCCAGCCCTTCAAAACATGAAGGTAGATGAGCGTCAGATTGCTCGCAAACGTGCTATTGTGTCTTCAATGACACCTGAAGAACGTGAAAATCCAGATTTGTTAAATCCGAGCCGTCGCCGTCGTATCGCTGCAGGTTCTGGGAATACCTTTGTCGAAGTTAATAAATTCATCAAAGACTTTAACCAAGCTAAACAGCTTATGCAGGGTGTTATGTCTGGGGATATGAACAAGATGATGAAGCAGATGGGAATCAATCCAAACAATCTTCCTAAAAATATGCCAAATATGGGAGGAATGGATATGTCTGCCCTTGAAGGAATGATGGGACAAGGTGGTATGCCTGACTTATCAGCTCTAGGAGGAGCGGGAATGCCAGATATGAGCCAGATGTTTGGTGGTGGACTAAAAGGTAAAATCGGTGAATTTGCTATGAAACAGTCCATGAAACGCATGGCTAACAAAATGAAGAAAGCGAAGAAGAAACGCAAATAA
- the metG gene encoding methionine--tRNA ligase, which translates to MSEKNFYITTPIYYPSGKLHIGSAYTTIACDVLARYKRLMGYDVFYLTGLDEHGQKIQQKAEEAGITPQAYVDGMAVGVKELWQLLDISYDKFIRTTDDYHEKVVAQVFERLLAQDDIYLGEYSGWYSVSDEEFFTESQLAEVFRDEVGNVTGGIAPSGHEVEWVSEESYFLRLSKYQDRLVDFFKAHPDFITPDGRLNEMLRNFIEPGLEDLAVSRTTFTWGVPVPSNPKHVVYVWIDALLNYATALGYGQDEHGNFDKFWNGTVFHMVGKDILRFHSIYWPILLMMLDIKLPDRLIAHGWFVMKDGKMSKSKGNVVYPEMLVERYGLDPLRYYLMRSLPVGSDGTFTPEDYVGRINYELANDLGNLLNRTVSMINKYFDGQVPDYVEGVTEFDNALAQVAEQSIADYHTHMEAVDYPRALEAVWTLISRTNKYIDETAPWVLAKDEALRDQLASVMSHLAASLRVVAHLIEPFMMETSRAVLTQLGLAEVSSLENLNLADFPAGVTVVAKGTPIFPRLDMEEEIAYIKEQMEGNKPAVEKEWNPDEVELKLNKEEIKFEDFDKVEIRVAEVKEVSKVEGSDKLLQFRLDAGDGQDRQILSGIAKYYPNEQELVGKKVQIVANLKPRKMMKKYVSQGMILSAEHDGQLTLLTVDPAVPNGSVIG; encoded by the coding sequence ATGTCTGAAAAGAATTTTTATATTACAACGCCGATTTACTATCCATCTGGTAAACTTCATATCGGATCTGCCTACACAACCATCGCCTGTGATGTTTTAGCACGTTACAAACGCTTGATGGGCTACGATGTCTTTTATTTGACAGGTCTTGATGAGCATGGTCAAAAGATTCAACAAAAAGCAGAAGAAGCTGGAATCACCCCTCAAGCCTATGTTGATGGGATGGCAGTTGGAGTTAAAGAACTCTGGCAATTACTCGATATCTCATACGATAAATTTATCCGTACAACTGATGACTACCATGAAAAAGTTGTCGCACAAGTCTTTGAACGCTTGCTTGCTCAAGATGACATCTATTTGGGTGAATATTCTGGTTGGTACTCAGTCTCAGATGAGGAATTCTTTACAGAAAGCCAGCTTGCAGAAGTATTCCGTGATGAAGTTGGAAATGTAACTGGTGGTATCGCTCCATCAGGTCACGAGGTGGAATGGGTCTCTGAAGAATCATACTTCCTTCGCCTCAGCAAATACCAAGATCGTTTGGTAGACTTTTTCAAAGCTCATCCTGACTTTATCACTCCAGATGGTCGTCTGAATGAAATGTTGCGTAACTTCATCGAGCCAGGTTTGGAAGACTTGGCGGTTTCTCGTACAACCTTTACATGGGGAGTGCCTGTCCCATCAAATCCTAAACACGTTGTCTACGTTTGGATTGATGCCCTTCTTAATTATGCGACAGCACTTGGCTACGGTCAAGATGAGCACGGTAACTTTGATAAGTTCTGGAATGGAACAGTCTTCCACATGGTTGGAAAAGACATCCTTCGCTTCCACTCAATCTATTGGCCAATCCTTCTTATGATGTTGGATATCAAATTGCCAGATCGTTTGATTGCCCATGGTTGGTTTGTCATGAAAGACGGTAAGATGTCTAAGTCTAAGGGGAATGTGGTTTACCCTGAAATGTTGGTAGAGCGTTATGGACTAGATCCACTTCGTTACTACCTCATGCGTAGCCTTCCAGTTGGTTCAGATGGAACTTTCACCCCTGAAGACTATGTAGGCCGTATCAATTACGAATTGGCAAATGACCTTGGAAACCTCCTCAATCGTACGGTCTCTATGATTAATAAGTACTTTGACGGGCAAGTACCTGACTATGTAGAAGGCGTGACTGAATTTGACAATGCTCTTGCTCAGGTTGCAGAACAATCAATCGCTGACTACCATACACACATGGAAGCAGTTGACTACCCACGTGCTTTAGAAGCAGTCTGGACTCTCATATCTCGTACTAACAAATACATCGACGAGACAGCTCCATGGGTCTTGGCTAAGGATGAAGCACTCCGTGACCAATTGGCAAGTGTCATGAGTCACTTGGCAGCCAGCCTTCGTGTTGTAGCTCACTTGATTGAGCCATTTATGATGGAAACCAGTCGTGCAGTCTTGACTCAACTTGGTTTAGCAGAAGTTTCTAGCCTTGAAAACCTGAACTTGGCGGATTTCCCTGCAGGTGTGACTGTAGTTGCCAAAGGAACACCAATCTTCCCACGTCTCGATATGGAAGAAGAAATCGCCTATATCAAAGAACAAATGGAAGGCAATAAGCCAGCTGTCGAAAAAGAATGGAATCCAGACGAAGTCGAACTCAAACTCAACAAAGAAGAAATCAAGTTTGAGGACTTTGATAAGGTTGAAATTCGTGTCGCAGAAGTCAAAGAAGTTTCTAAAGTAGAAGGTTCTGATAAGTTGCTCCAATTCCGCTTGGATGCTGGTGATGGTCAAGACCGTCAAATCCTCTCAGGAATTGCAAAATACTATCCAAACGAACAAGAATTGGTCGGTAAGAAAGTTCAAATCGTTGCCAACCTCAAACCACGCAAGATGATGAAAAAATATGTCAGTCAAGGGATGATCCTCTCAGCTGAACATGATGGTCAATTAACCCTCCTCACAGTTGATCCAGCTGTACCAAACGGAAGTGTGATTGGGTAA
- a CDS encoding response regulator transcription factor — translation MKHILVIEDEALIRDEIVILLEKAGYQVDKLTDFKDTSQQVLQYDTDLIILDLNLPGETGFQICKNLKSKRSVPILVLTSREQLKDEIYALKLGADEYLTKPFKKERFLARIENILKRYEGRQNLLEKDNFLLDRQTYTLYINGQSILLPQNQGKLLETLLVATDSVVTKEELSMKLWNTTEFIDENALQVNIARLKKVMKQAGIALQVKSVRGIGYKLEEEREYETES, via the coding sequence ATGAAGCATATTCTGGTTATTGAAGATGAAGCCTTGATTCGAGATGAAATTGTCATCTTGTTAGAGAAAGCGGGTTATCAAGTTGATAAGTTGACTGACTTCAAAGATACAAGCCAGCAAGTGCTGCAATACGATACAGATCTAATCATACTGGATTTGAATTTGCCAGGAGAAACAGGTTTTCAAATTTGTAAAAATCTCAAGTCAAAACGCTCTGTCCCTATATTAGTTCTCACCTCCCGTGAACAATTAAAAGATGAAATCTACGCTCTGAAATTAGGGGCAGATGAATATCTAACAAAGCCTTTCAAGAAAGAAAGATTTTTGGCACGTATAGAAAATATCTTGAAACGCTATGAAGGCAGACAAAATCTACTTGAAAAAGACAACTTTCTGCTGGATAGACAGACCTATACCCTTTATATCAATGGACAGTCGATTTTACTCCCCCAAAATCAAGGGAAATTGTTAGAAACTTTATTAGTGGCAACTGATTCTGTCGTCACAAAAGAAGAACTAAGCATGAAACTGTGGAATACAACTGAGTTCATAGATGAAAATGCCCTTCAAGTAAATATTGCAAGACTCAAAAAGGTGATGAAACAGGCTGGTATTGCACTTCAAGTCAAGTCCGTCAGAGGCATCGGTTACAAATTGGAAGAGGAAAGGGAATATGAAACAGAATCCTAA
- a CDS encoding putative DNA-binding protein, which yields MEIEKTNRMNALFEFYAALLTDKQMNYIELYYADDYSLAEIAEEFGVSRQAVYDNIKRTEKILEDYEMKLHMYSDYIVRSQIFDQILERYPKDDFLQEQIEILTSIDNRE from the coding sequence ATGGAAATCGAAAAAACCAATCGTATGAATGCGCTCTTTGAGTTTTATGCGGCGCTTTTGACAGACAAGCAAATGAATTATATAGAGCTCTACTACGCTGATGATTATAGCCTTGCTGAGATTGCTGAAGAGTTTGGTGTCAGTCGTCAGGCTGTCTATGATAATATCAAGCGGACAGAAAAGATTCTGGAAGATTATGAGATGAAATTGCACATGTACTCGGACTACATTGTCCGTAGTCAGATTTTTGACCAGATTTTGGAGCGCTATCCCAAGGATGACTTTCTGCAGGAGCAGATAGAAATTCTAACAAGCATTGATAATAGAGAATAA